The window AAGGGCAATGGGGGAGTTGGAAGTTAAGCATGCTAAATCAAACTCCATGAACAGAACTTTCAGGAAAACATGTATCCACTAGGATGTGTTTGGCTAACTATGACTTACTGAGTAACAGTTTGTTAAACTACACTTGAACAATATGAGAAATGGCCATTCCAAGTCAGCAGTGATGAAATCACCAATTGTGAATTTTTttgaaaatcaaatgatgtacatAGGAGCAACCTACAAAATTTCTGAAAAAAGGGATATTAGATCACATTTCTCAAGATATAATTATTGTTGAGTGCAGAAAGAGCACAAACctaaattttcagtttttttttttaatacaaaaccgAGCTTTTAAACCAATTCCCACCACAGAACAGCTGGCCAACAGGGCTAATACTGTAAATGAGAAATCTatttagggtaaaaaaaaaaaaaaaattagggtagaaaaaaaaaagatgcccacATAATCAAGCTGATGGGACTTTAAAGGcctctactacaaaaaaaaacaagacatggTGCTAAAAATGCTCATGCACAATCGCACACAtacatgtggaaaaaaaaagcacatacacacacccaaggGATGGGTGAGCAATTAaggcaccttaaaaaaaaaaaaaactcacgtaGCTTCAGCTTACCAAGAAGGGATTTTCAAAGCATCTGAAGAATGTGCAAATAGTCTGAAAACCCTGCCTGGCAAATGAGACAGTTTGCAAGCATGGTTCAGATGTTTGCCAACGAAACAAAAGAAGCCTCCCTCCTCCCCGTGAGGCCACACATGGCATCAGAGGTGCTCCAGGCATCATTATTTTCAGGTAGGTGGAAAATCAGAAGTCTGTGCAGGAGCAGTACATACTAGGCATCGCTATCTGGCAGGAAAGGGGCCAAGGAGCTTCCACTGGTTGGAGAACCGCCCAGCTTGAGTTTTTCCAGATACTCGGCATGTACTGGTTTGTGGCACTGGAGAACCTTGATGGCATCTTCGATTTTGAACCACTCTCGCTTCCTCCCAATGCTGATCGAATCTTCCCAATCCTCCAGGATCTCAGTGACCGTCAGTACATACACATACGTTCTGTGTTTGCGATCTTGGTTCTGTTCGAATACGCCCAGGAGCCGGCCTAACTTCCCCTTGACTCCCGCCTCTTCGTACACCTCTCGCACTGCCGCACCGCCGGGCTCCTCCTCGGGCTCCATGCCCCCGCCCGGCACGATCCAGCGGTCTGGATACCGACTGCTACTCACTAACAGCACTTCGTCCTCCTGCTCGCTCCGGAAGCACAGGCATGCCGCCCGCTTTTTGAACCCCTCCGGGTCGTAGGTCCGCGTCTGGTTCGGCTTACACTTCATCCTGCAGCGGCTGCTCGGGTCGCCGACGCGGGGCCCAGCAGCCACCGCCGCAGCCAACCTGCCGAAGTGCTGGGAAGAGAAAGGGCCGAGGCGAGGGGAGGGGGCACAGAGGCGTCTAGCGGGCAAGTCAGGGAGGCCGAGGGAAAGATGaggcgggggtgggggcggggaccCGAAGCTAGTGGGTCCAGCGTGGGCTAAACGCAGATCACCATAGCCCAGATGCCTGAGTGGAGGGCGGCGCCGGCATCCGAGCCGCCGTCGCTGCCGCCTCCACCCGGGCGTTCGCAACCCTACACAGAGCCTACTCGCGTCTTTCGGCCGCGTCTCCCTCGCCTCCTTCCACCTTCCGCCACCCCAGGATGAGGTTGAGGTGAGGCACATTCACGTGCGCGTCCACGTTCCTATTCGCGTGCGCGTTCGAGGACTAGGAACAGGGGCggaggcgggggcggggcgggagcgaggccgggggtggggggggtcttCGGGCTCCCGCAGCGCGCGACGCCTCAGACCCACTGCGCAGGCGCTCCGCACCTTGGGGTAGGAATCTCCGTTACGCCAAGTTAGATTCATCTCTTCGTGACTTTGGCCCAGTTTCTTTCCACGTGTGCCTTTCAGCTAAACGTGGCTGTGGAGCGGCCAGACCCTTCCCTTCACCCTCCCGGCCAGGTTGAACAAAACACAGGCAACGTCATTTTGGACAAAACAGCATCAAGACCATCATCTTTACCACCCAAATTTGTAGGAAGGCCTAGGTTTTGTTAGAATGGTAAACAGTATTTTGGGCAAAAAATTACCTAATCTTTCGTGAGTTGCATTATGCAGTTTTTTTTCTCAGTGGGTTCTTAACCTTGCCAGACATCTTGGCAAAGCCCGTAACTTAACAGTTTTCTTAAACCTCCACTTAAATCTTTCCTGACTTCTGTTCCATGGTAAACTCTCCTACTTGTTTCAGCTCCTTCCACTTTGATTGATATACACCTaaccagggatggattacccaataaacagagatgtggtaaaacccatgtgaaattgtgcgctacagattagtaagtaaacacaattaagccagtGCTTgccatgcttactggttaatcggTCCCTGCACCTAACAACTGGAGAACCACTGGAAGTAGTGTATTACTAAATCCCAAGAATCTCCACCTTCCACATGCTCCACCCTTTTCTGTCTTTCACATTGATGAGCTCTGATTGGAGTTTTGGAAAATATGACTGGAAATCCCTTCATATTTGACATTTGACTTTAAAAATCTCGAGACATGGAATTCTGGCAAGGGCACTTGGTGCTCTCCGTTTGGTCATCATGTCCTCTTGACCAAGAAGTGACACCCCCACAGCCAAAAATTTAACAGCTTAAAGccttccctctcctttttatttcttcttttttccctgcTCTAAGTATAGCCTTATAGAGGACTATGATGCCCCTAATTTTTGTCATGTTGCAAGTTAGGTATCCTTGTCTCTTTCTTCCTGACATACTGTTGACATAAGCCAAGCAGGGTCATGAAAACTTCCTTTTTCAACGAAATAATCCCTTCATCAAAGGGAAACTGAGCCTAGAATGGAAATAGAAATTAGTAATTAAACACAAATCCAATTTAAACTGAACAATTTAGCCCAGTTTCCCAGGATCTGCTCAACTCTATTTATACCTGAAATCACTGGTAAAAGTGATTCAGTTTAAAATGGCAACAAACACCTGCAATATCTAGGCATAATATGACACAAATGTATGGGtcatatataaagaaaaggaTAAAATGGAAAGATAAAAAGAATGACTTAAGTAAATAGAGAGAGTACTGGAAATAGATTATATGACCATATTGTAAAGATATGGGTGCTCAAAGaacattgggggaaaaaaatcaatacctgactaaaaaacaaacaaaaacttaagtAAACAGATTTTGGAAGACTATATTCCTCAGTGTTCATATTCACAAATACACAAAATGATGTTAAACAACTAGAGAAAATACATTACAATCAGGATGAAGGCAAATACGTCTACCATCACTGACATTATTTAATATTGTTTTAGAAGTACTTTCCAGTATAATGAGattgtaaagaaaaaaaggcttccactttggaaaaaagacaaaattgtCATTGTTTGCAGATAATAAGAGCATATTGTTGGAAAACACCTAAAAAACaatgtaaaaaaattaattatttttttcatggtagaatgaaatattaatatttaaaatatcagtgCCTTTCATGCATATCAACAATTAATTGTGAAAACATAAGGGGAGGGGAAAAATGATGACATTCACAATAGCAATATTAACCACCACGAAACAAGTAAAATACCaagggatcaaaaaaaaaaaaga is drawn from Loxodonta africana isolate mLoxAfr1 chromosome X, mLoxAfr1.hap2, whole genome shotgun sequence and contains these coding sequences:
- the LOC100661873 gene encoding diphosphoinositol polyphosphate phosphohydrolase 3-beta encodes the protein MKCKPNQTRTYDPEGFKKRAACLCFRSEQEDEVLLVSSSRYPDRWIVPGGGMEPEEEPGGAAVREVYEEAGVKGKLGRLLGVFEQNQDRKHRTYVYVLTVTEILEDWEDSISIGRKREWFKIEDAIKVLQCHKPVHAEYLEKLKLGGSPTSGSSLAPFLPDSDA